A region of Desulfolithobacter dissulfuricans DNA encodes the following proteins:
- a CDS encoding permease: MQADERRGVDRDNQKPTLVRSLKKSALTFGSMAPMFLGIMGLVGLIQVLVSPRDLAALFRGNPLLDTLTGTVAGAVASGNPVVSYLLGGELQQQGVALYAVTAFILSWVTLGFVHLPVEAAMLGRRFTVYRNVLAFVFTMLIAVATTLTMRFVS, from the coding sequence ATGCAAGCTGACGAGAGAAGAGGGGTGGACAGGGACAATCAGAAACCAACCCTTGTCCGGTCACTGAAGAAAAGCGCTCTGACGTTTGGCTCCATGGCGCCCATGTTTCTGGGTATCATGGGGTTGGTCGGTCTGATCCAGGTCCTGGTCTCCCCCAGGGATCTGGCCGCCCTGTTTCGGGGCAATCCCCTGCTCGACACCCTCACCGGCACCGTGGCCGGGGCGGTTGCCTCGGGTAATCCGGTAGTCAGCTACCTGCTCGGCGGTGAACTGCAGCAGCAGGGGGTTGCCCTCTATGCGGTGACCGCCTTTATCCTCTCCTGGGTGACCCTTGGTTTTGTTCATCTTCCGGTGGAAGCTGCCATGCTGGGCCGCCGGTTCACCGTGTACCGCAATGTCCTGGCCTTTGTCTTCACCATGCTCATCGCTGTTGCCACCACCCTGACCATGCGGTTTGTGTCATGA
- a CDS encoding permease, translating to MTGEKGGRRTRLRGIPFFLLVATAYTILFFHDRNQALLALHRGGTILVRILPVLVVVILFTGLVNYLLRPGQIVKHLGKGSGLRGWLIALMAGVISHGPMYVWYPMIQDLRSQGTRDGLIVAFLYARAIKVPFLPLMIDYFGLGFTLVLSCYILLGSFIQGWIMELLSEPGRRAG from the coding sequence ATGACCGGGGAAAAGGGCGGCAGAAGGACCCGGTTGCGGGGTATTCCTTTTTTTCTTCTGGTGGCGACCGCCTACACAATACTCTTTTTCCATGACCGGAATCAGGCCCTGCTGGCCCTGCACAGGGGCGGGACTATCCTGGTTCGGATCCTGCCGGTTCTTGTGGTGGTTATCCTGTTCACCGGGCTGGTCAACTACCTGCTCCGGCCCGGACAGATAGTCAAACATCTGGGAAAAGGCAGCGGACTGCGGGGCTGGCTTATCGCCCTCATGGCTGGAGTGATCAGCCATGGGCCCATGTATGTCTGGTATCCCATGATCCAGGACCTGCGCAGTCAGGGAACCCGGGACGGACTGATAGTCGCCTTCCTGTATGCCAGGGCGATCAAGGTTCCTTTCCTGCCGTTGATGATCGATTATTTCGGCCTTGGCTTTACCCTGGTGCTTTCCTGTTATATTCTGCTCGGGTCCTTTATCCAGGGCTGGATCATGGAGCTGTTGTCCGAGCCCGGGCGGCGGGCAGGTTGA
- a CDS encoding amidohydrolase family protein: MADLLVTGKYLVSIDDDHTIIDNGGLAITGDTITAVGPADELRGRYPGAEELYEPHGLIMPGLVNVHTHAAMACFRGLADDLELMQWLQEYIFPAESNLTGEVVYWSTMLSICEMIRSGTTSFCDMYLFAAEVARAAADAGMRAWIGEVLYDFPSPSYGELENGFACCEKLFATYATHPLITITLDPHAVYTCSPELLVRLGELAREKEALYVIHLAETEVEVATCLERYGVRPVQHLEQLGLLGPGMVADHCVQLTGEEIELMAERGVGVAHCPESNMKLASGIAPVPDMLAAGLAVGLGTDGAASNNDVDMFGEMSSAALIHKGSRLDPTVMDARTTLHMATRGGARVLQAGERIGSLEPGKKADCIVLDLHQPHLTPLYNPLSHLVYAARGGDVVHSIINGRIVMRDRQLTTVKEAEVFGAMDRISREIGKIKGNRS, from the coding sequence ATGGCGGACCTTCTTGTCACGGGAAAATATCTTGTCAGCATCGACGACGACCACACCATAATCGACAATGGTGGCCTGGCGATAACCGGCGATACTATTACAGCCGTCGGCCCGGCAGACGAGCTGCGCGGTCGCTATCCCGGGGCCGAGGAACTGTACGAACCCCATGGCCTGATCATGCCGGGACTGGTCAATGTCCACACCCATGCGGCCATGGCCTGCTTCCGGGGCCTGGCCGATGATCTGGAACTCATGCAGTGGCTGCAGGAGTACATTTTTCCGGCTGAATCCAACCTGACCGGCGAGGTGGTCTACTGGTCCACCATGCTGTCCATATGCGAGATGATCCGCTCCGGGACCACGAGTTTCTGCGACATGTATCTCTTTGCCGCCGAGGTGGCCCGGGCGGCGGCCGATGCGGGTATGCGGGCCTGGATCGGCGAGGTGCTCTATGATTTTCCCTCTCCCAGCTACGGAGAGCTGGAAAACGGGTTTGCCTGCTGTGAAAAACTGTTTGCGACCTATGCAACCCATCCACTCATAACCATCACCCTGGATCCCCATGCGGTCTATACCTGTTCACCGGAACTGCTGGTCCGGCTCGGGGAGCTGGCCCGGGAAAAGGAGGCCCTCTATGTGATTCATCTTGCCGAAACAGAGGTTGAAGTGGCAACCTGCCTGGAACGCTACGGGGTGAGACCGGTCCAGCATCTGGAACAGCTGGGGTTGCTCGGGCCGGGCATGGTGGCCGATCACTGCGTCCAACTGACCGGAGAGGAGATTGAGCTCATGGCCGAGCGGGGAGTGGGGGTAGCCCATTGTCCCGAGTCCAACATGAAACTGGCCTCCGGAATTGCGCCGGTGCCGGACATGCTGGCCGCAGGGCTGGCCGTGGGCCTGGGCACTGACGGGGCAGCCTCCAACAATGATGTGGACATGTTTGGCGAGATGTCGTCCGCGGCGCTCATCCACAAGGGATCACGGCTTGATCCCACGGTGATGGACGCGCGCACCACCCTGCACATGGCCACCCGTGGCGGGGCTCGGGTTCTCCAGGCCGGGGAGCGGATCGGCAGCCTGGAGCCGGGTAAAAAGGCGGACTGTATCGTCCTTGATCTGCATCAGCCCCATCTCACCCCGCTCTATAATCCGCTTTCCCACCTGGTGTACGCGGCCAGGGGCGGCGATGTGGTCCATTCGATCATAAACGGCCGGATCGTCATGCGGGATCGGCAGCTTACCACGGTGAAGGAGGCCGAGGTTTTTGGAGCCATGGACCGGATCAGCCGGGAGATAGGTAAAATCAAGGGGAATCGGAGTTGA
- the tatA gene encoding twin-arginine translocase TatA/TatE family subunit, whose product MFGLGMPELIIILVIIVIIFGAGKLPEIGAGIGKGIKNFKEATKDESKQKTIEEDKADKES is encoded by the coding sequence ATGTTCGGACTTGGAATGCCTGAACTGATCATCATCCTGGTGATTATCGTGATCATATTCGGGGCCGGCAAGCTGCCTGAGATCGGAGCTGGTATCGGCAAGGGTATCAAGAATTTCAAGGAAGCCACCAAGGATGAGTCCAAGCAGAAGACCATTGAGGAAGACAAGGCGGACAAGGAGAGCTGA